The Mycolicibacterium duvalii DNA window ACACCTGGCCCGGCTGGGCGCGCGGGTGACCGGTCTGGACCGCCGCGCCCAGGAATCCGGATCCGCGACAACCGACTTCGTCCCGGTTGATTTGGCCGACCCGGGGTCGGTGGACGCCGCGGCCGCCGCGGTCGGCGGGGAGGTCGATGCACTGTTCAACGTCGCCGGCGTGTCGTCGGGAATCGGGGATCCGCTGCTGGTGATGCGGATCAACTTCCTGGGCATGCGGCAGTTCACCGAGGCGCTGACCGCACGCATGCCCGACGGGTCGGCGATCACCAACGTGTCGTCGTTGGCCGCGTCGGGTTACCGCGACCACGCGCGCACCACCGCGGGACTGCTCGACACCCCTTCGGTGCAGGACGGTCTGCAGTGGTGTGCCGACCACCCCGACGCGTTGGCCGACGGGGGCTACAGGCAGTCCAAGGAGGCGATCATCCTTTACGGAATGCGCAAAGCCGTCGAGCTGGGCCCGCGCGGGATCCGGGTCAACTGCAGCGCACCGGGTGTCACCGAGACCCCCATTCTCGATCAGCTGCGGTCGCGGTACGGCCAGCAGTATCTCGACTCGTTCACCGCGCCGCTGGGGCGGGTATCGACCGCCGAGGAGCAGGCCGCGGTGCTGGTGTTCCTCGGTAGCCGCGCGGCCGGATACATCACCGGGCAGGTGGTCTGGGCCGACGGCGGCATCTCGGCGGAGCGGTTCGTCTCGGCCGTCGGCGAACCCGAAGTGACACAGAGGAGTTGACGTGTCCGGCAGCATGAGCGACTTTCGGCAGATGGCCGACCGGGTCCGCAACTGGGGCCGGTGGGGCGACGAGGACGAACTCGGCACCCTGAACCTCATCACCCCGCACAAGGTCGCCGAGGCGGCTGCGACCGTGAAACAGGGCAAAGTCATTTCCCTGGGCGGGGACTTCGGCTCCGGCGGCCCCCAGGGCGCGTTCAGGTTCCGGCAAAATCCGGTGCACACCATGACCGTCGACGGCGGCGACGCGTCGACGCTGGTGGAGTACGGGCCGCAGTGGCTGCGCAATGCGGTGGCCGCCGACGTGAGCGCGTTCTTCGCCGACAACCCGTTCCGCTTCAACGACGACATGATCGTGATGCCGTTGCAGGCCGCGACGCAGTGGGACGCCCTGTCGCACGTGTACTACGAGGACAAGCTGTACAACGGCTTCCCGGCGGATTCGGTGACGAGCTTCGGCGCCTTCCACCTCGGCATCGAGAAGGTCGACGCCAAGGGCATAACGTCACGCGGGGTGCTGCTGGACGTGGTCGCTCACCGCGGTTCGGACGTGTTCTGCCCGCCCGGAACGACGATCACGCCCGACGAACTCGACGAGATCGCAGCCCGGCAGAACGTCGAGATCCGGTCGGGAGACGTCGTGGTCG harbors:
- a CDS encoding coniferyl-alcohol dehydrogenase; its protein translation is MDALDELVRYDGRHAVVTGCASGIGAAVARHLARLGARVTGLDRRAQESGSATTDFVPVDLADPGSVDAAAAAVGGEVDALFNVAGVSSGIGDPLLVMRINFLGMRQFTEALTARMPDGSAITNVSSLAASGYRDHARTTAGLLDTPSVQDGLQWCADHPDALADGGYRQSKEAIILYGMRKAVELGPRGIRVNCSAPGVTETPILDQLRSRYGQQYLDSFTAPLGRVSTAEEQAAVLVFLGSRAAGYITGQVVWADGGISAERFVSAVGEPEVTQRS
- a CDS encoding cyclase family protein, which translates into the protein MSGSMSDFRQMADRVRNWGRWGDEDELGTLNLITPHKVAEAAATVKQGKVISLGGDFGSGGPQGAFRFRQNPVHTMTVDGGDASTLVEYGPQWLRNAVAADVSAFFADNPFRFNDDMIVMPLQAATQWDALSHVYYEDKLYNGFPADSVTSFGAFHLGIEKVDAKGITSRGVLLDVVAHRGSDVFCPPGTTITPDELDEIAARQNVEIRSGDVVVVHTGWWTRFLSTGEGAEPGAGLDWTCAAWLHDREVAAVAADNLMVEDPDPGNGVEGTFLPMHMLCLRDMGLMLGEYWDLGPLAADCAADGVYEFQLVAPPLKVVGAVGAPVSPIAIK